In Chryseobacterium gotjawalense, the following are encoded in one genomic region:
- a CDS encoding DUF885 domain-containing protein, with product MKNLIYTAFFGAVFLTGFTGCKKSDSPLTKVTPMEVDSIAADYYEQYLKLYPLEATSQGDLRYNDQLPINIDKDFISGEISFYNSVQNQLKKLDYKSLSDDDKTVYDVLDYTLKDKIERYAYHPEYIPFTQFGGLPLDFPLLGSGEGSQPFKTEKDYEDWLKRMEKFPEWMDTAEGNFREGIKNSFVLPKKLVVKMIPQMKAEELTSSDFDKNIFFGPVKNFPKKFSSAQKQKLTALYKDVISKKIIPAYTKMAAFLETEYLPKARNTDGINALPKGNEIYAYYAKSWTTTTKTPEEINKIGLEQVAMLRTEMDKVKQEVGFSGTLEEFITHVKSDPKAMPYKTEKEVITAFNQILAKITPKLKSMFGVTPVTPFEIRQTEKFREATASAEYIQGTPDGKRPGIFYIPIPDPTKFNVTSGMESLFLHEAIPGHHYQISLQQENTQLPKFMRFGWFGAYGEGWAHYCETLGPEFGLYTDPYQKMGYLSDQMLRAVRLVIDTGIHSGTMNREEAIKYFLSNISYDEAGATAEVERYMAMPGQALGYKIGSLKIRELRDLYQDKLGSKFSLAKFHDEVLNQGCLPLDVLDRKMQNWAKKQ from the coding sequence ATGAAAAACTTAATATACACCGCTTTTTTTGGCGCAGTTTTCCTGACGGGATTTACAGGTTGTAAGAAATCAGATTCTCCATTAACCAAAGTCACTCCAATGGAAGTTGATTCAATTGCGGCCGATTATTATGAACAATATTTAAAACTTTACCCTTTAGAAGCTACTTCCCAAGGTGATTTGCGCTATAATGACCAGCTGCCGATCAATATTGACAAAGACTTTATTTCTGGTGAAATTTCTTTTTACAATTCGGTACAGAATCAATTAAAAAAACTGGATTACAAGTCGCTGAGTGATGATGATAAAACGGTTTATGATGTACTCGACTATACATTAAAGGACAAAATCGAACGGTATGCCTATCATCCGGAATACATTCCATTTACCCAATTTGGCGGATTACCCCTTGACTTTCCATTATTAGGAAGCGGTGAAGGAAGCCAACCTTTTAAAACAGAAAAAGATTATGAAGACTGGCTAAAGAGAATGGAAAAATTCCCCGAATGGATGGACACTGCAGAAGGAAATTTCCGGGAAGGCATTAAAAACAGTTTCGTTTTACCGAAAAAACTTGTCGTGAAAATGATTCCGCAAATGAAAGCCGAAGAATTGACCAGTTCCGATTTCGATAAAAATATTTTCTTTGGTCCTGTTAAAAATTTCCCGAAAAAATTCAGCAGTGCACAAAAACAAAAACTAACTGCATTGTACAAAGACGTTATCTCAAAGAAAATAATTCCGGCCTATACCAAAATGGCAGCTTTTCTGGAAACAGAATATTTGCCTAAAGCAAGAAACACCGATGGGATAAATGCGTTGCCAAAAGGAAATGAGATCTATGCCTATTACGCCAAGAGTTGGACTACTACGACAAAAACCCCCGAGGAAATCAATAAAATTGGTTTAGAACAAGTGGCGATGCTCCGCACAGAAATGGATAAAGTGAAACAGGAAGTGGGTTTTAGCGGAACGTTGGAGGAATTCATCACTCACGTAAAATCTGATCCGAAAGCAATGCCTTACAAAACCGAAAAAGAAGTTATCACGGCATTCAACCAAATTTTAGCTAAGATTACTCCGAAATTAAAAAGTATGTTTGGTGTAACACCCGTAACGCCATTTGAAATTCGCCAAACCGAAAAGTTTAGGGAAGCTACAGCCAGCGCAGAATATATTCAGGGAACCCCAGACGGAAAACGGCCTGGAATTTTTTATATCCCAATCCCCGATCCCACAAAATTCAACGTGACTTCCGGGATGGAATCCTTATTTCTTCACGAAGCAATCCCGGGACATCATTACCAGATTTCATTACAGCAGGAAAACACCCAGCTTCCAAAATTCATGCGGTTCGGTTGGTTCGGCGCTTATGGTGAAGGTTGGGCGCATTACTGTGAAACACTGGGACCAGAATTTGGACTCTACACCGATCCTTACCAGAAAATGGGATATTTGAGCGATCAGATGTTGCGCGCTGTGCGGCTTGTAATTGATACCGGAATCCATAGCGGAACCATGAACCGCGAAGAAGCTATTAAATATTTTCTGAGCAATATATCCTATGATGAAGCAGGAGCAACCGCAGAAGTAGAGCGATATATGGCCATGCCGGGACAGGCTTTAGGCTATAAAATTGGCTCACTGAAAATCCGTGAATTGCGGGATTTATATCAGGATAAATTAGGAAGTAAATTCAGTTTAGCCAAATTTCATGACGAGGTTTTAAATCAAGGTTGTTTGCCATTGGATGTTCTTGATCGGAAAATGCAAAACTGGGCGAAAAAGCAGTAA
- a CDS encoding ExbD/TolR family protein has product MKLKRRNKANPEFSLAAMVDVILLLLIFFMVTSAAANQSAIDVKLPKVEIENPNIPSQVTVTIKADGSYFVDDVLVKKEALESIIVDKLQNSKTPSFTIRADENSYHKDVVFAMEIAEKHKFNIAIATTKED; this is encoded by the coding sequence ATGAAACTTAAACGAAGAAATAAAGCAAATCCCGAGTTCAGCCTTGCTGCAATGGTGGATGTTATTTTGTTGCTCCTCATATTTTTTATGGTGACCTCCGCTGCTGCAAACCAAAGTGCAATTGATGTAAAACTGCCGAAAGTAGAAATAGAAAATCCAAATATTCCCAGCCAGGTTACGGTAACAATCAAAGCAGACGGCTCGTATTTTGTAGATGATGTTTTGGTAAAAAAAGAAGCATTGGAATCGATTATCGTTGATAAATTACAAAACTCGAAAACACCTTCTTTCACCATTCGGGCAGATGAAAACTCCTATCACAAAGACGTGGTTTTTGCGATGGAAATTGCCGAAAAACATAAATTCAATATTGCAATCGCAACAACCAAAGAAGATTAA
- a CDS encoding ferric siderophore ABC transporter substrate-binding protein, with amino-acid sequence MNDHSINIREENKDKLKSGIITAIIWSLLLLFIFVYKFTENIPEKKEVVTQMLINFGDNRNGNGVEEPANQEGSLAAKANSSVEDQPAEPESKTKIIEKPAVVSPAKKETPKEKIITGTDAKNAVKTADKSDKNAKTSTASTSSKPAAKTSSSKTTSANSATGNGDGKGSAAIGNLIKGRGTKPGSQGDGTGIGNQGDPLGGDGNGDSKIGIDRKLIGYIPGTMGRGGAQPSHNCPASGSITISYTVDKAGNVVSARRSGGISDACVVSTSVSWVKQYVKAEKSNTSSTGVYSITF; translated from the coding sequence ATGAACGACCACAGCATCAATATCCGGGAAGAAAACAAGGACAAACTGAAAAGCGGCATTATCACTGCGATTATTTGGTCCCTGCTTCTGCTGTTTATTTTTGTTTACAAATTCACCGAAAATATTCCGGAGAAAAAAGAAGTGGTGACGCAAATGCTCATTAATTTCGGAGATAACAGAAACGGAAATGGTGTGGAAGAACCCGCAAACCAAGAAGGAAGTCTAGCCGCGAAGGCAAACTCCAGTGTTGAAGACCAGCCCGCTGAACCCGAATCTAAAACAAAAATTATAGAAAAACCTGCCGTTGTTTCTCCCGCCAAAAAAGAAACTCCGAAAGAAAAAATCATCACCGGAACAGATGCTAAAAATGCAGTAAAAACTGCCGATAAATCTGATAAAAACGCCAAAACTTCTACTGCCTCCACATCTTCAAAACCAGCGGCCAAAACCTCCAGCTCCAAAACAACCTCGGCAAATTCTGCCACAGGAAACGGCGACGGAAAAGGAAGTGCAGCTATCGGAAATCTAATCAAAGGAAGAGGTACAAAACCTGGTTCGCAAGGTGACGGCACAGGAATCGGAAACCAGGGCGACCCTCTTGGCGGCGATGGTAACGGCGACAGCAAAATTGGTATCGACCGAAAATTAATAGGCTACATTCCTGGAACCATGGGCCGTGGCGGCGCGCAGCCATCACACAACTGCCCTGCAAGCGGGAGCATCACAATTTCTTACACAGTGGACAAAGCCGGAAACGTGGTTTCCGCACGACGATCCGGCGGTATTTCCGATGCCTGCGTGGTCTCAACTTCCGTAAGTTGGGTTAAGCAATATGTAAAAGCCGAAAAATCAAATACCTCATCCACAGGAGTATATAGTATTACTTTTTAA
- a CDS encoding bifunctional folylpolyglutamate synthase/dihydrofolate synthase, whose amino-acid sequence MTNQQYQEAIAWLFVQMPSYQTDGQKAYKPGLENITKLCTLFGNPQEKLKMIHIGGTNGKGSTCNMLGSVLQEAGFKVGIYNSPHLIDFTERIKINGENCDKEFVYQFIQKLRNLPQEITPSFFEFTTIMAFEYFYQRKVDYAIIEVGLGGRLDSTNIIRPMITAITNVALDHQDLLGNTIEEIAFEKAGIIKPGIAVVSGAENAVVKNIIENTAIEKKAQFIDATVISSNIKSDLKGNYQQKNIKVVLSLIKEVKNLGLNISDKNTEDGLLNVYKNTNFIGRWFEFSSDPLIICDTAHNQAGLEQVFEQLNSIQKFKHIILGFVSEKNINEVLQILPDHSIFYFAKPTNNRGRHPEDYEDLLKKSKINYKIFNTVQEAYLFAKQEVKKEEMIFIGGSNFVVGEFLEKNLED is encoded by the coding sequence ATGACAAATCAGCAATACCAAGAAGCAATCGCCTGGCTGTTCGTGCAGATGCCGAGTTACCAAACCGACGGTCAAAAGGCTTATAAGCCAGGACTGGAGAATATCACAAAACTCTGTACCCTGTTCGGTAATCCACAGGAAAAACTGAAAATGATTCATATCGGCGGAACCAACGGAAAAGGTTCTACCTGCAATATGCTTGGATCGGTATTGCAGGAAGCTGGCTTCAAAGTCGGAATTTACAATTCACCACATCTTATTGATTTTACCGAAAGGATAAAAATTAACGGCGAGAATTGCGATAAAGAATTCGTTTACCAGTTCATTCAAAAGCTAAGAAATTTGCCCCAGGAAATCACGCCTTCTTTTTTTGAATTCACTACGATTATGGCTTTTGAATACTTTTACCAGAGAAAAGTAGATTACGCCATTATCGAAGTCGGCCTGGGCGGCAGATTAGATTCCACCAATATCATTAGACCGATGATCACTGCGATTACCAATGTCGCTCTGGATCACCAGGATCTGCTGGGAAATACCATTGAAGAAATTGCCTTCGAAAAAGCCGGAATTATTAAACCAGGCATTGCTGTGGTCTCAGGAGCTGAAAATGCAGTAGTGAAAAATATCATTGAAAACACAGCAATTGAAAAAAAAGCTCAATTCATTGATGCGACCGTGATTAGCAGTAATATCAAATCTGATTTAAAAGGAAATTATCAACAGAAAAACATTAAGGTGGTATTGTCTTTAATTAAAGAAGTAAAAAATTTAGGACTGAACATTTCAGATAAAAATACCGAAGACGGACTTTTAAACGTTTACAAAAACACCAACTTTATCGGCCGCTGGTTTGAATTTTCTAGCGATCCTCTCATTATTTGCGATACTGCACACAATCAGGCTGGCTTGGAACAGGTTTTTGAACAGCTTAATTCGATCCAGAAATTCAAACATATCATCTTAGGATTTGTTTCTGAAAAGAATATTAACGAAGTTTTGCAGATTCTTCCGGATCATTCCATCTTCTATTTTGCAAAACCAACTAACAACCGGGGCCGTCACCCAGAGGATTATGAAGATTTATTAAAAAAATCAAAAATAAATTATAAAATTTTTAACACGGTTCAGGAGGCTTATCTTTTTGCAAAACAAGAAGTTAAAAAAGAAGAAATGATTTTCATTGGCGGAAGCAACTTTGTGGTCGGGGAATTTTTAGAAAAAAATTTGGAGGATTAG
- a CDS encoding MotA/TolQ/ExbB proton channel family protein produces the protein MFLQAAVQVITPETQEQVFSFWKIMFHGNIFANIVMITVIVLGIFSLYIFLERLFYINRMLKINDANLMNNIQDLLNQGRVDAAIDYCVRQNTPEARILEKGITRIGRPISDIVSAMESQGQIEVSKLEKNLNLLAAVPSLAPMLGLLGTVIGLIMAFFSMSNAEGSFSPKILSEGIYTALGQTATGLAVAIPANFFYNLLLTRIDKFVLKVQHLSTDFLDIINKPS, from the coding sequence ATGTTCTTACAAGCAGCAGTTCAAGTCATAACACCCGAAACTCAGGAACAAGTTTTTTCTTTTTGGAAGATCATGTTTCATGGTAATATTTTTGCCAACATCGTAATGATTACGGTAATTGTGTTAGGTATTTTCTCACTTTACATATTTTTAGAAAGGCTTTTTTATATCAACCGAATGTTGAAAATAAATGATGCCAATTTGATGAATAATATCCAGGATTTGCTGAACCAAGGACGTGTGGACGCTGCAATTGATTATTGTGTAAGGCAAAACACGCCGGAAGCAAGAATTCTGGAAAAAGGCATCACGAGAATCGGCAGACCCATTTCGGATATTGTAAGCGCAATGGAAAGTCAAGGTCAAATTGAAGTTTCCAAACTCGAAAAAAATCTAAATCTTTTGGCTGCTGTACCAAGTTTAGCGCCGATGCTTGGACTATTAGGAACGGTAATCGGATTGATTATGGCGTTTTTCAGCATGTCGAATGCGGAAGGGTCTTTTTCACCAAAAATACTTTCTGAAGGTATTTATACCGCTTTGGGACAAACGGCAACTGGTTTGGCCGTAGCAATTCCAGCTAACTTTTTTTACAATTTATTATTAACAAGAATTGACAAATTTGTTTTGAAAGTACAACATCTTTCGACCGATTTCTTAGACATCATCAACAAACCATCATAA
- the dprA gene encoding DNA-processing protein DprA, with amino-acid sequence MRHDETLYAIALRHCPLIGDVIFRKLVAEVGSAKEVWDLSKSGLQTIFGIGRKIAVEIGNPDHLTFAEKEIEFCVKNNIKINLRHLGDLPTILNECDDAPAILYQKGDFDSSKKAVSIVGTRNISDYGKQFIENFLNAVKNENITTVSGLALGVDAEVHDISIKNKIQTVAVLAHGFHTLYPSRNRKLSQKILEENGVLFTEFNSSQKPDRENFIQRNRIIAGLTPATIVVETAFGGGSISTATFANNYNREVYALPGRIDEKYSQGCNQLIFQNKAAVISTITSLVDQLGFQNDTGKTGELFPSSEIKMVLPEQQKNILAILDKKTPFSLDEISQRLEIPTYKILPDLLQLEIMGLIKALSGRQYLAL; translated from the coding sequence ATGCGTCACGACGAAACTCTTTACGCTATCGCATTGCGGCACTGCCCTTTAATCGGAGATGTGATTTTCCGAAAATTAGTGGCAGAGGTTGGTTCGGCGAAAGAGGTTTGGGATCTTTCAAAATCAGGCTTACAAACTATTTTTGGTATCGGAAGAAAAATTGCAGTTGAAATCGGAAATCCCGACCACTTAACATTTGCAGAGAAAGAAATTGAATTTTGCGTCAAAAACAATATTAAAATTAACCTGCGTCATCTCGGAGATTTACCAACAATTTTAAACGAATGTGACGATGCGCCAGCTATTCTCTATCAAAAAGGAGATTTTGACTCTTCAAAAAAAGCAGTAAGCATAGTAGGTACCAGGAATATTTCAGATTACGGAAAACAATTTATTGAAAATTTTTTGAATGCGGTCAAAAATGAAAACATCACCACCGTCAGTGGTTTGGCCCTTGGAGTCGATGCTGAGGTTCACGATATTTCCATAAAAAACAAAATCCAGACTGTTGCCGTTCTGGCGCACGGTTTTCATACCCTTTACCCTTCCAGAAACCGAAAACTTTCGCAAAAAATTCTCGAAGAAAACGGCGTTTTGTTTACCGAATTCAATTCTTCTCAAAAGCCGGACCGGGAGAATTTCATACAGCGAAACCGAATCATCGCAGGCTTAACGCCAGCTACAATTGTCGTGGAAACTGCTTTTGGTGGCGGCTCGATCAGCACCGCAACTTTTGCCAACAATTACAATAGAGAAGTGTATGCTTTGCCCGGCAGAATCGACGAGAAATACAGCCAAGGTTGCAATCAGCTTATTTTTCAAAACAAAGCGGCGGTGATTTCTACGATTACTTCACTTGTTGATCAGCTTGGTTTTCAAAATGATACCGGGAAAACTGGCGAACTTTTTCCCAGTTCCGAAATAAAGATGGTACTGCCTGAACAGCAGAAAAACATCCTTGCCATATTAGATAAAAAAACTCCGTTTTCTTTAGACGAAATCTCACAAAGGTTAGAAATACCAACCTATAAAATTTTGCCTGATTTATTGCAATTAGAAATTATGGGATTAATAAAAGCGCTTTCGGGTAGACAATATCTTGCGCTTTAG
- a CDS encoding DUF3078 domain-containing protein, with the protein MRKLYTVIMSLGSLAVYSQKDKNILTEIDSISQSRWKATALNLDSLANPKLEKFTPVFKDTIVIRDRITITGSEDDIPVTPYNILQLKDPIKWFYYGQNNLIFNQSSFSNWNSGGNNNIGIIGKINYTLSYKNRKHFLDNNIQLGYGFLSSQGESSRKTEDYINIMTNYGYDIGKNFYLSTGFQFLSQFSTGYNYAVTPNPSFADRISRFMSPGYVYAGVGILYNPNENFQMIIRPVNGKFTFVTDPLLQQMGRYGLERDGQSVRAEIGALVNVVYRLKIYKDINLVNQLNLFSNYAFHPERVDIAYNGSLNFKFNKFINTTIGLDLLYDHDQIKKLQLKQTLGVGFSYNFGFEVKEKNKKMIKPFVAN; encoded by the coding sequence ATGAGAAAGTTGTATACTGTTATTATGTCATTGGGTTCATTGGCCGTTTATTCCCAGAAAGATAAAAATATCCTGACTGAGATCGATTCTATTTCACAAAGCAGATGGAAAGCTACTGCGCTGAATTTGGACAGTCTGGCAAATCCGAAACTGGAAAAATTCACTCCTGTATTTAAAGATACGATTGTTATCCGTGACCGCATCACTATTACCGGTAGCGAGGACGACATTCCGGTTACCCCTTATAATATTTTGCAATTAAAAGATCCGATTAAATGGTTTTATTATGGCCAGAACAACTTAATTTTCAATCAGTCTTCTTTTTCTAACTGGAATTCTGGAGGCAATAATAATATTGGAATTATCGGAAAAATCAATTATACTTTAAGTTATAAAAACAGAAAACATTTCTTAGACAACAATATACAATTAGGCTACGGTTTTTTATCTTCCCAGGGAGAATCATCCAGAAAGACAGAGGATTACATTAACATCATGACCAATTACGGCTACGATATCGGAAAGAATTTCTACTTATCCACTGGTTTTCAGTTTCTCTCGCAATTCTCTACAGGATATAATTATGCAGTAACACCAAATCCTTCTTTCGCGGACCGGATTTCCCGATTTATGTCACCGGGCTATGTCTACGCCGGGGTCGGAATTTTGTATAATCCAAATGAAAATTTCCAGATGATTATAAGACCGGTAAATGGTAAGTTTACCTTTGTTACAGATCCTTTGCTGCAGCAAATGGGTAGATATGGTTTAGAAAGAGATGGCCAGTCGGTGAGAGCTGAAATCGGTGCTTTGGTGAATGTTGTTTACCGCTTGAAGATTTACAAAGACATTAATTTAGTGAATCAGCTAAATTTATTTAGCAATTATGCCTTTCATCCGGAGAGAGTTGATATTGCATACAATGGTTCTCTCAATTTTAAATTCAATAAATTTATCAATACCACTATAGGTTTGGATCTGCTTTATGATCATGATCAAATCAAGAAACTTCAATTAAAACAAACCTTGGGAGTTGGCTTTTCTTATAATTTTGGTTTCGAAGTTAAGGAAAAGAATAAAAAAATGATTAAGCCTTTCGTTGCGAATTAA
- a CDS encoding rhomboid family intramembrane serine protease codes for MLRNQLNFKAVLYATIVVAAMWLGYLLQHIGWFSGCSGAIIPLNPSGLKGIFLSPFLHGNFDHIFGNSIPVFVLIFLLFQFYPFIAKQIFFLGWILTGFLVWLLPPIDIYTGEFNHVCIIGASGIVYVMAFFLFFSGIFRWNMKFLSVSMIVALYYGSLIWGVLPEELFSQLSEPSRVSWQSHLSGAAIGILMAFVFRKSGEKKVKYIWEFPNYYSEKDDKLWQEYKENHPEDFLELPYKKKENVWERLDELRKNE; via the coding sequence ATGCTCAGAAACCAACTTAACTTCAAAGCCGTGCTTTACGCAACCATCGTGGTCGCGGCGATGTGGCTGGGATATTTATTGCAACATATCGGTTGGTTCAGTGGTTGTTCAGGCGCCATCATTCCGCTAAATCCTTCCGGACTGAAGGGTATTTTCCTGTCGCCTTTTCTTCACGGAAACTTTGATCATATTTTTGGTAATTCCATTCCTGTTTTTGTTTTAATATTTCTGTTATTTCAATTTTATCCTTTTATTGCAAAACAAATATTTTTTCTTGGATGGATTTTAACAGGGTTTTTAGTTTGGCTTTTGCCACCAATCGACATTTATACTGGAGAATTTAACCATGTTTGCATCATCGGCGCCAGTGGAATTGTTTACGTAATGGCTTTTTTCTTGTTTTTCAGTGGCATATTCCGATGGAATATGAAATTCTTATCCGTTTCGATGATCGTTGCGTTGTATTACGGCAGTTTAATTTGGGGTGTTTTGCCTGAGGAATTATTTTCTCAGCTGTCAGAACCAAGCAGAGTATCTTGGCAGTCCCATTTATCCGGTGCAGCTATTGGGATATTAATGGCATTTGTTTTCCGGAAATCAGGTGAAAAAAAAGTGAAATACATTTGGGAATTTCCTAACTATTACAGTGAAAAAGACGACAAACTATGGCAGGAGTATAAAGAAAATCATCCTGAAGATTTTCTGGAGCTTCCTTATAAAAAGAAAGAAAATGTATGGGAACGGTTAGATGAACTCCGTAAAAATGAATAA
- a CDS encoding YifB family Mg chelatase-like AAA ATPase — MLVKIYGSAIFGVSAQTITIEVNVDTGGVGYHLVGLPDNAIKESTYRISAALKNIGFKIPGKKITINMAPADLRKEGSAYDLSIALGILAASEQINAEEISRYIIMGELSLDGGLLPIKGVLPIAIKAKEEGFKGIILPKLNIREAAIVSDLEVYGVDNIKEVVDFFNEGIPLERTTIDIRKEFQEKIHHFPNDFSEVKGQETAKRAMEVAAAGGHNIILIGPPGSGKTMLAKRVPTILPPLTLREALETTKIHSVAGKIGTETSLMTVRPFRSPHHTISDVALVGGGSYPQPGEISLAHNGVLFLDEMPEFKRTVLEVMRQPLEDREVTISRAKFTVNYPASFMLVASMNPSPSGFFPDDPNNTSSQFEMQRYMNRLSGPLLDRIDIHIEVQKVEFEQLADKRKGEQSDEIRRRVLMAREIQSNRYKESDIHYNAQMGPREIEKFCELDEDSQFLIKTAMEKLNLSARAFDRILKVSRTIADLEQAEALNAAHISEAIQYRSLDREFWNV, encoded by the coding sequence ATGTTAGTAAAAATTTACGGGAGTGCCATTTTCGGAGTTTCTGCTCAAACAATCACCATCGAAGTTAATGTAGATACCGGCGGCGTTGGTTATCATCTGGTCGGTCTTCCGGATAATGCGATTAAGGAAAGCACTTACCGGATATCGGCGGCATTGAAAAATATCGGATTTAAAATTCCCGGCAAGAAAATAACGATCAATATGGCACCCGCCGATTTACGGAAAGAAGGTTCTGCCTATGACTTGAGTATAGCTCTGGGAATACTTGCCGCTTCTGAACAGATTAACGCCGAAGAAATCAGCAGATATATCATCATGGGCGAACTGTCTTTGGATGGTGGATTATTGCCTATAAAAGGAGTGCTTCCGATTGCCATCAAAGCAAAAGAAGAAGGGTTTAAGGGAATCATCCTGCCAAAACTTAATATTCGCGAAGCCGCCATCGTGAGCGATCTGGAAGTTTATGGTGTTGATAATATCAAAGAAGTCGTAGATTTCTTTAATGAAGGGATTCCACTGGAACGGACCACGATCGATATCCGCAAAGAGTTTCAGGAAAAAATCCACCATTTTCCCAATGACTTTTCAGAAGTGAAAGGTCAGGAAACCGCAAAACGCGCGATGGAAGTGGCAGCGGCCGGTGGTCACAACATTATCTTAATCGGGCCACCAGGAAGCGGGAAAACGATGTTGGCAAAGAGGGTTCCTACCATACTTCCGCCTTTAACTTTAAGGGAAGCGCTGGAAACAACTAAAATACATTCTGTCGCCGGCAAAATCGGAACAGAAACCTCGTTAATGACCGTTCGCCCTTTTAGAAGTCCGCATCACACCATTTCAGATGTCGCTTTGGTCGGAGGAGGCAGTTATCCTCAACCTGGCGAGATTTCGTTGGCGCATAACGGTGTCTTGTTTCTGGATGAAATGCCGGAATTTAAAAGAACAGTTTTAGAAGTGATGCGCCAACCGCTAGAAGATCGTGAAGTCACGATTTCCCGTGCGAAGTTCACGGTGAATTATCCGGCAAGCTTTATGCTGGTGGCGAGCATGAATCCCAGTCCCAGCGGTTTTTTTCCGGATGATCCCAACAATACTTCTTCGCAATTTGAGATGCAGCGGTATATGAACAGGCTTTCCGGACCATTGCTCGACAGAATCGATATTCATATCGAAGTGCAAAAGGTAGAGTTCGAGCAACTCGCAGATAAAAGGAAAGGAGAACAAAGTGATGAAATAAGAAGGCGCGTTTTAATGGCACGCGAAATTCAAAGCAACCGGTACAAAGAATCCGACATTCACTATAATGCCCAAATGGGACCGCGGGAAATTGAGAAGTTTTGCGAACTCGATGAAGATTCTCAGTTCCTTATTAAAACAGCCATGGAAAAACTCAATTTATCTGCACGCGCTTTTGATAGAATTTTAAAAGTTTCCCGTACAATTGCCGATTTGGAGCAGGCAGAGGCATTAAATGCCGCTCATATTTCAGAAGCAATTCAGTACCGCAGTTTAGACCGTGAATTTTGGAATGTATAA